Proteins from a genomic interval of Nodosilinea sp. FACHB-141:
- a CDS encoding bifunctional diguanylate cyclase/phosphodiesterase yields the protein MTQHDPFAPPGWFGRQAMSRWSEWVPGLAASLSVGLGLLVLSAWHTHTTAIIQWPAGSPPTRYNAAILMVLLGLALLSWIRRWRSWALGLSGAVVVLSGLTLVQYLAGINLGIDQLLMHDYITTELYAPSQIDPRAIQTPIHQLFIQVEQPLPGRPSPNATLSFLCLGLAVLGLAIADHKPSSQFPPARLPWIPAVAATLATGVVGSNLIVLLGYLTQLGTAYTWRFLTGVALPTAVVLLGLGLGIVVAVLHRQPHPGQPRWLAGSVGFGVATASLLLWEALISWSSTLRSELSAQLAQQVTNLLLPAANIVLTAGLISALLVAGVLHLYRRSQAQAQKLHRLNDALTQTRSLLDTILESTGDGILVLDADWHIRYFNSRFLRQWAIPLALADEVVRSGATTNFYPFILSQTKDPQAFDAAFQRMMADLNQKTFDRVELIDGRVLERHGRPHRVGDRTVGKVLTYHDVTERHRAEMALRDSEDRYRSVVTALAEGVVLQDANGVIQTCNSRAEEILGLTLDQMQGRTSIDPRWRSIYEDGRPFPNDKHPAIVTLRTGQPNRNVIIGIHKPNGTLTWISVNAEPMVRSGETQPYAVVCSFADITQRRQMEEALFHEKELAQVTLHSIGDAVITTDVAGRVEYCNPVAQSLTGWSQAEAQGRPLDTVFTIIHEETREPAPNPVEIALRENRVVALAKDTVLLSRDGREIGVDDSAAPICDRQGQTVGAVMVFHDVTQSRQLTRQVTWQAIHDPLTGLVNRREFERRLHQAIARAQAHEGSYVLCYLDLDQFKIVNDTCGHNAGDELLRQITNLLQSHIRKTDTLARLGGDEFGVLLYQCALEQALRVAHSLKDAVQDFRFAWAGNTFAIGVSIGVVPINHHSDTLENVLIAADTACYTAKNNGRNRVHTVHLDDQALLQQQEEFRWVARLTQALTDHRFCLFAQLIVPTAPGPAKEYHYEVLLRLRDDTRQMIPPLAFLPAAERYGLMAKIDRWVVSTLFQHWPTLHNQLDSDPTVPTVYAINLSGASLNDDAMVDFLRQQFALYPVPPQQVCFEITETVAIANLSKASDFVRQLRALGCRFALDDFGSGVSSFAYLKTLPVDYLKIDGGFVKNILDDRVDYAMVDAISTIGRVMGLKTIAEYVENSAILDCITAIGVDFAQGYGIGHPQPLVCTYDLE from the coding sequence ATGACACAACACGATCCCTTTGCTCCCCCGGGCTGGTTCGGTAGACAAGCGATGTCGCGGTGGAGTGAATGGGTGCCGGGGCTGGCGGCGAGCCTGAGCGTGGGGCTGGGGCTGCTGGTACTGAGCGCTTGGCATACTCACACTACAGCGATTATTCAGTGGCCAGCGGGGTCACCGCCCACTCGCTACAATGCGGCGATTTTGATGGTCTTGCTAGGACTGGCGCTGCTGAGCTGGATACGGCGGTGGCGCAGCTGGGCGCTGGGCCTAAGTGGGGCGGTGGTGGTCCTTAGCGGGCTGACCCTGGTGCAGTACCTGGCGGGGATCAACCTGGGTATTGACCAACTGCTGATGCACGACTACATCACCACCGAACTTTACGCCCCCAGCCAGATCGATCCTCGGGCCATTCAGACACCCATCCATCAGCTGTTTATTCAAGTCGAGCAGCCCTTGCCAGGGCGCCCGTCCCCCAACGCGACTTTGAGCTTCTTATGCTTGGGTCTGGCGGTACTGGGGTTGGCGATTGCCGATCACAAGCCATCATCCCAATTTCCCCCGGCCCGTCTACCTTGGATTCCCGCCGTGGCTGCCACCCTGGCCACTGGGGTGGTTGGCTCCAACCTGATCGTGCTGCTGGGCTACCTGACCCAGCTGGGCACCGCCTACACCTGGCGCTTTTTGACCGGCGTGGCGCTTCCCACTGCCGTGGTGCTGCTAGGGCTGGGGCTAGGCATCGTGGTTGCAGTGCTGCACCGTCAGCCCCACCCCGGCCAGCCGCGCTGGCTGGCCGGGAGCGTAGGGTTTGGGGTGGCCACCGCTAGTCTGCTACTGTGGGAGGCACTGATCAGCTGGAGCTCCACTCTGCGAAGTGAGCTCTCAGCGCAATTGGCCCAGCAGGTGACTAACCTGCTGCTGCCAGCAGCCAATATCGTGCTGACGGCAGGTCTGATATCGGCGCTGCTGGTAGCAGGAGTACTCCATTTGTACCGACGCTCCCAGGCTCAGGCTCAGAAGCTCCACCGGCTGAACGATGCCTTGACCCAGACTCGATCGCTGCTCGACACCATCCTTGAATCTACCGGCGACGGCATTTTAGTCCTTGATGCCGACTGGCATATCCGCTACTTCAACAGCCGCTTTCTGCGGCAGTGGGCGATTCCTCTCGCTTTGGCGGATGAGGTCGTCCGCAGCGGTGCCACCACCAACTTCTATCCCTTTATTCTCAGCCAAACCAAAGACCCCCAAGCGTTTGATGCTGCCTTCCAACGCATGATGGCGGATTTGAACCAGAAGACCTTTGACCGGGTCGAGCTAATCGATGGCCGCGTTCTGGAGCGTCACGGACGCCCCCATCGAGTGGGCGATCGTACCGTGGGCAAAGTCCTCACCTACCACGACGTCACCGAGCGCCACCGGGCCGAAATGGCCCTGCGCGACAGCGAAGACCGCTATCGGTCGGTCGTAACCGCCCTGGCGGAGGGGGTAGTACTTCAAGATGCTAACGGGGTTATTCAGACCTGCAACAGCCGCGCCGAAGAAATTTTGGGCCTGACGCTGGATCAGATGCAAGGTCGCACCTCCATCGACCCGCGCTGGCGCAGCATCTATGAAGACGGTCGTCCCTTCCCCAACGACAAACACCCCGCCATAGTCACCCTGCGCACCGGGCAGCCCAACCGCAACGTCATCATAGGTATCCACAAGCCCAACGGTACCCTTACCTGGATCTCCGTTAATGCCGAGCCCATGGTGCGCTCCGGTGAAACCCAGCCCTATGCCGTAGTTTGCTCCTTTGCCGATATCACTCAACGGCGGCAGATGGAAGAGGCCCTGTTTCACGAAAAAGAGCTGGCTCAGGTCACTCTTCACTCTATTGGCGACGCCGTGATCACCACTGACGTGGCCGGTCGCGTCGAATACTGCAACCCCGTCGCCCAATCCCTCACTGGTTGGAGCCAGGCGGAGGCCCAAGGGCGCCCCCTGGACACTGTATTCACCATCATTCACGAAGAGACCCGCGAGCCTGCCCCCAACCCAGTGGAAATAGCCCTGCGGGAGAACCGCGTGGTCGCGCTGGCAAAAGATACCGTGCTGCTGTCCCGCGATGGACGCGAAATTGGTGTAGACGATTCTGCCGCCCCCATCTGCGATCGCCAGGGCCAAACCGTAGGTGCCGTAATGGTGTTCCACGATGTCACTCAGTCCCGGCAGCTTACCCGGCAGGTTACCTGGCAAGCTATCCATGACCCTCTAACTGGGCTGGTCAACCGTCGCGAGTTTGAACGCCGCCTGCACCAGGCGATCGCCCGAGCCCAGGCCCATGAGGGCAGCTATGTGCTGTGCTACCTCGATCTCGACCAGTTCAAAATTGTCAACGATACCTGTGGCCACAACGCTGGCGACGAACTGCTGCGCCAGATCACTAACCTGTTGCAGAGCCACATTCGCAAAACCGACACACTAGCCCGCCTAGGGGGTGACGAGTTTGGCGTGTTGCTGTATCAGTGCGCTCTTGAGCAGGCTCTGCGGGTGGCTCATAGCCTAAAAGATGCGGTACAAGATTTCCGTTTTGCTTGGGCAGGCAACACCTTCGCTATCGGCGTCAGCATTGGTGTGGTGCCTATCAACCACCACAGCGACACGTTGGAGAACGTGCTAATAGCCGCCGACACCGCCTGCTATACCGCCAAAAATAACGGACGTAACCGCGTCCATACTGTACACCTCGATGATCAGGCTCTGCTTCAACAGCAGGAAGAATTTCGCTGGGTGGCCCGCCTTACCCAAGCCTTAACCGACCATCGGTTTTGCCTCTTTGCCCAGCTCATCGTGCCGACTGCGCCGGGGCCAGCAAAAGAATATCACTACGAGGTGCTGCTACGCCTACGGGACGACACCAGGCAAATGATCCCGCCCCTGGCCTTTTTGCCAGCAGCGGAGCGCTACGGCCTGATGGCCAAGATCGATCGCTGGGTGGTCAGCACCCTGTTTCAGCACTGGCCCACCCTGCATAACCAGTTAGACTCAGACCCAACAGTGCCCACGGTCTATGCGATCAATCTTTCTGGAGCCAGCCTCAATGACGACGCCATGGTGGATTTTCTGCGCCAGCAGTTTGCCCTATACCCCGTGCCGCCCCAGCAAGTGTGCTTTGAAATTACCGAAACGGTGGCGATTGCTAACCTCTCCAAAGCCAGCGACTTTGTCCGCCAGTTAAGGGCGTTGGGTTGTCGCTTCGCCCTGGACGACTTTGGCAGCGGCGTGTCGTCCTTTGCCTACCTTAAAACCCTGCCTGTGGATTACCTCAAAATCGACGGTGGCTTCGTCAAAAACATTCTCGATGACCGTGTTGACTACGCTATGGTCGATGCTATTAGTACCATTGGCCGCGTTATGGGCCTCAAAACCATTGCCGAATACGTTGAAAACAGCGCCATTCTGGATTGCATCACAGCTATCGGCGTAGACTTTGCCCAGGGCTATGGCATTGGCCACCCCCAACCGCTGGTCTGCACCTACGACCTAGAGTGA